The segment ACGGCTCAGCCGATTCGCTGGGCAACCTGTGCGTCGAAGGCTTTCACTACCTGGCCTTGTTCGGCATCGGTGCGATAACGGCCTATGCCGCTGTGGTGACGTTTCTGGACATGCTCGGCAAAGGTGGGATCAGCGTGGATGACATCCTGCTGCTGTTCATCTACCTGGAGTTGGGCGCCATGGTGGGTATCTACTTCAAGACCAACCACATGCCCATCCGCTTTCTGCTGTACGTGGCCATCACCGCGCTCACCCGCCTGTTGATTGGCGACGTGTCGCACCACAAGGCGCCCGATGTGGGGCTGCTGTACGTGTGCGGAGGCATCCTGCTGCTGGCATTCGCCATTCTGGTGGTGCGCTACGCGTCGTATCGCTATCCGTCGACCAAGGTCCTGGACGCCAGCGGCAAGGATGTAGAAGAGGGTAAGTGACCCTCAGTTGGCCACCACGTTGCGTGCTTGACCACCACTGGGGCGCGTAAGGGCGGCGAGCACTTGCATGGGGTTCTGGCTGCGATCTATCGCCAGGCCCAGGCGGATGCTGTCGATAACCCGTTGCAAGCGAGCGGGGTCATTGCGTTGCGCCTGGCTGATCAAGCGTTTGGCGGCGATGCCCGCCTCGTCAGACAAGGTGAGCATGATGCTCCCGTCGAGCGCCTCGATGCTCAGGTTGACCCGGTACTGGGGGCTGAACGCTGCACTGATCTGATCGAATGGATTGGTCATGATGGCGCTTCTGCAACGTGATGATGCAGAAATTGACTGGTGGGGGTGGGGCCGGGTTCCAACCGTTTATCGGTCGTGGCACGGGGGCAGTGGTGCAAGGCTGAGCCCTCGCGCTTGGATAAGGCAGGGCCGCTGCGCGGCCCCGTTCCGGTCAAGCGATCAAGCCTCCGGGTCGCTCAGCTCCAGCACGCCACGCTTGCTGCGCAACTTGCCGTACAGGTGCTCCAGCGCATGGGTCAGCTTGGTGGCCGCGCCTTCCACCGCCTGGTCAAGCGAGTTTGCCGTGTGGGTCACCGAGATCGGCTGATGGCCTTTTGGGCGAGCCTCCATCTGGCAGCGCTTGTCCTGTGGTCCGGGTTTGCCGCCGTTTTCATCGCGCAGGTGCACCTCGATACGGGTGAGGTCTTCCTCGTAGCGCTCCAGCGTGTCTTGCACCGTGTTGCGGACCCACTCGTCGAGCCGGGCATTGCCATCGATGTGGTTGCTGCTGTTGACCTGGATTTGCATGATTCAATCCTTATTCAGCTTGCTCGCATGGAGACGCCAGGTCCTTGAGACCCTTGGAATTTCTGCGCCTCTTGACTCTAAGGTCAGGCAAGCCAACAGCGAATTCAACCCCCTCTTAAAAATAAATGTCTTGTAGCAAAGCCGATTGCTCACTTTTGTCCGGCACGCTGTCGGCCAGGCTTTGCATATGAGAATCCATATCATTATTATTGCTGGCTTCAACATTTCCGGACTTGGCCATGACCCGTAAACCCGCCAGCCTCACGCCCAGCTATCGCCTGGCCGTGGCTTCACGCAGCCTGGCGGCGTTGCTTGGCGGTTATCTGTTGGCGTCTACGGCCAGTTTCTGCGTGGCTGTGTCGCTGCCCATAGCGCCGGTCGACGCCACGCTGATCGGCCTGATGCTGTCGTTCGTGTTCTACGTGTTGGCCTTCATCGGTTGCTTTGCCTGCCGTGACGCCTGGCGGGCGTGGCTGGGTGTGTTGATACCGAGCCTGGTGCTCGGGCTGCTCGGCGCGCTGGTCCATTGGATGAAATTGTCATGAAAGACGGCTTTCGCCAGGCGATGGCCTGGCTGCATACCTGGACGGGCCTGCTGTTCGGCTGGTTGCTCTTTGCCATCTTCCTCACCGGCACCCTGTCGTATTTCAAGGAAGAAATCACCCACTGGATGCAGCCTGAGATAGGCCATTACGCACCCAATCCGCAAGCCGCGCTGGGCGCGGCGCAGCGCTATCTGCAAGGTCAGGCGCCCGCTTCGCAAAGCTGGTTCATCCGCCTGCCCAATGAGCGTGAAGCAAGGGTGAAGGTCGGGTACCGGGATGTGAACGGCGGGCCTCGCGGCTTCGTCACCCAGACCCTCGATGCCAAGACGGGCGAGCCCGTCACGGCGCGCGACAGCCGCGGCGGGGAGTTCTTCTACCGGTTCCACTTCCAGCTGCAGATGCCTTATCCGTATGGCCGCTGGCTGTCGACATTCTGCGCTCTGATCATGCTGCTCGGCCTGGTCACCGGCATCATCACCCACAAGAAACTGTTCAAGGAGTTCTTCACCTTCCGCCCTGGCAAGGGCCAGCGCTCCTGGCTGGACGGCCACAACGCCATCGGCGTGCTGGTGCTGCCGTTTCACCTGATGATCAGCTACAGCAGCCTGGTGCTGTTCATGTACCTGGTCATGCCCGCAGGGCTGATGGCGCATTACGGTGATGACACCTCGAAGTACTTCAATGATTTGTTTGGGGCAGGGGAGGCGCCCAAGGCAGCCCAGGTCGCCGCGCCGCTTGCCCCACTGCCGGCGCTCTATGCCCAGGTCCAGGCGCTGCAACCGGGGGCGCGGGTGGGCAACATTCGGGTCGAGAACCCGGGCGACAGCAACGCACGGGTCACCTTCACCCAGTCTGCCGCCGACCACGTTGCCTATCGGCGCAGTGCCAACTGGACCTTCGACGGCGCCACAGGCGCGCTGCTCGAACAAGGCAAGCCCGAAAGTGGCGCCATGCTGACGGCATTCAGTTTTGCCGGGTTGCACATGGGCAATTTTGCCGGCCCTTGGCTGCGGTGGCTGTATTTCTGCTTCGGGCTGGCAGGCACTGCCGTGATCGGGACCGGCCTGGTGATGTGGTTGGACAAGCGCCAGCTCAAGCATGCCAAGGCCCCGCGCGTTCCGCGTGAGCTGCGTCTGGTGGAGGTGCTCAACATCGTCAGCATGAGCGGGCTGCTGTTGGCAGTGGCCAGCTTTTTCTGGGCTAACCGGCTGCTGCCGGCGGCGCTTGAAACCCGTGCCGACTGGGAGGTCAATGCGTTCTTCATGGCATGGGGCCTGGCGCTGGTGCACGCGATGGCGCGTAGCGGTCGCCGGGCCTGGGGCGAGCAGCTGGCGCTCGGGGCGCTGGCCTTCACGCTGTTGCCACTGCTCAACGCGCTGACAACCGCGCACGGGCTCAACCACGCCATCATCGATGGCGATTGGAGCATGGCTGGGTTCGATCTCACCGCATTGGGCTGCGGCCTGTTCCTGGCCTGGCTGGCAAGCAAGAAGCTGCGCCCTGCGCTGGCCTTGGCCAAGCCTTCCCGTTCACGCGCCAGCCAGGTTGGCCATGAAACGGCGCAGGTCCAGTGATGCTCGGTATCGCCCTGATCGCCTTCGCGGGGTTCGCCGCCTTGTGTCTGGCCATGCCCAAGCACTTCGAAGCGCTTTTGGGCCTCACGCCGGTCCCAGGACAACCGCGGCTGTTACGAGCGACCGGCTGGCTCATGCTGCTGGTCTCATTGGCCCTTGGCGTGCAGGCGCGGGGCTGGGCTCACGGTCTTGTGGAGTGGACGGCCGTTGCGATGGCAGGTGTGACCTTGTGGGTGTTCGGGCTGGCGTACCTGCCTCGCTTGCTGGTCGGCATGGCCGCCGTCAGTGCATTGCTGGGGCCGTTGTTGGTCCTGTTAGCCGGATGATGCCATGAGCCCCACGACGCAGAACGACGGCTCAGAGGGTGAATCGAGCGCTCGTGCCCGCTTTATCCAAGTCTTCATGGCCCAGCGCGCGCGCATGGAGGCGCTGGTCAGTCGCCGGGTAGGTTGCCGGGCCACCGCGTCCGACTTGGTCCAGGAGCTGTTCCTGCGCTTCTGGGGGCGTGCGCAAGTGAAGGTCGAAGCCCTGGACACCTACTTGATGCGCTGCGCCGGCAACCTGGCCATCGATCATCTGCGCAGCGAAAGCAGCCGCCAGCGTGCTTTGGCCGATGTTTCACAGGGCAGCGCGCACCTTGTGAGCCAGACGCTGGAGCAGACCCTGGAGGTGGACGACGATCTGCAACGCATCGAAAACGCCTTGCGTGCGTTGCCCGAGCGTACCCGGCAAATCTTTCTGCTCAACCGTGTCCACGGCTGCACGTACAGCGAAATAG is part of the Pseudomonas parafulva genome and harbors:
- a CDS encoding phosphate-starvation-inducible protein PsiE; this translates as MNIKWAEKLRKGLHGSADSLGNLCVEGFHYLALFGIGAITAYAAVVTFLDMLGKGGISVDDILLLFIYLELGAMVGIYFKTNHMPIRFLLYVAITALTRLLIGDVSHHKAPDVGLLYVCGGILLLAFAILVVRYASYRYPSTKVLDASGKDVEEGK
- a CDS encoding DUF3509 domain-containing protein, producing the protein MTNPFDQISAAFSPQYRVNLSIEALDGSIMLTLSDEAGIAAKRLISQAQRNDPARLQRVIDSIRLGLAIDRSQNPMQVLAALTRPSGGQARNVVAN
- a CDS encoding HPF/RaiA family ribosome-associated protein: MQIQVNSSNHIDGNARLDEWVRNTVQDTLERYEEDLTRIEVHLRDENGGKPGPQDKRCQMEARPKGHQPISVTHTANSLDQAVEGAATKLTHALEHLYGKLRSKRGVLELSDPEA
- a CDS encoding DUF3649 domain-containing protein yields the protein MTRKPASLTPSYRLAVASRSLAALLGGYLLASTASFCVAVSLPIAPVDATLIGLMLSFVFYVLAFIGCFACRDAWRAWLGVLIPSLVLGLLGALVHWMKLS
- a CDS encoding PepSY-associated TM helix domain-containing protein, whose translation is MKDGFRQAMAWLHTWTGLLFGWLLFAIFLTGTLSYFKEEITHWMQPEIGHYAPNPQAALGAAQRYLQGQAPASQSWFIRLPNEREARVKVGYRDVNGGPRGFVTQTLDAKTGEPVTARDSRGGEFFYRFHFQLQMPYPYGRWLSTFCALIMLLGLVTGIITHKKLFKEFFTFRPGKGQRSWLDGHNAIGVLVLPFHLMISYSSLVLFMYLVMPAGLMAHYGDDTSKYFNDLFGAGEAPKAAQVAAPLAPLPALYAQVQALQPGARVGNIRVENPGDSNARVTFTQSAADHVAYRRSANWTFDGATGALLEQGKPESGAMLTAFSFAGLHMGNFAGPWLRWLYFCFGLAGTAVIGTGLVMWLDKRQLKHAKAPRVPRELRLVEVLNIVSMSGLLLAVASFFWANRLLPAALETRADWEVNAFFMAWGLALVHAMARSGRRAWGEQLALGALAFTLLPLLNALTTAHGLNHAIIDGDWSMAGFDLTALGCGLFLAWLASKKLRPALALAKPSRSRASQVGHETAQVQ
- a CDS encoding DUF3325 domain-containing protein translates to MLGIALIAFAGFAALCLAMPKHFEALLGLTPVPGQPRLLRATGWLMLLVSLALGVQARGWAHGLVEWTAVAMAGVTLWVFGLAYLPRLLVGMAAVSALLGPLLVLLAG
- a CDS encoding RNA polymerase sigma factor codes for the protein MSPTTQNDGSEGESSARARFIQVFMAQRARMEALVSRRVGCRATASDLVQELFLRFWGRAQVKVEALDTYLMRCAGNLAIDHLRSESSRQRALADVSQGSAHLVSQTLEQTLEVDDDLQRIENALRALPERTRQIFLLNRVHGCTYSEIARAMHLSQSAVEKHMMRALQACKASVAQAAPIPRPPRGTP